In Halorientalis sp. LT38, a genomic segment contains:
- a CDS encoding DHH family phosphoesterase, with the protein MGPVQEDQAEESESESAAPRPVTSRLEDLAAVVTDAESLCIVCHDNPDPDSIASALALELLADAWGVPEIEIAYGGSISHQQNRAFVNLLDLDLVHLDNTDLDAFDCIAFVDHSIPGVNNSVPASITVDVVIDHHDFPEPPEAEFVDVRDRCGATASILVGYLTQSDVPISEPVASALLFAIHRERLDYVRYPTADEYQAALTVFRQADVPLVEEMYGSAFTPAMLDAIGEAIRSRTVRGSSMVASVGQTSESGAIPQAADYLLNLEGITTVLVFGLVEETIRLSARSMDSRVDIADTLEIAFEDVGQVGGHGDMAGGQIPLGLFADHGEDDPDLLRFVSSRIRDRFFDVMHLEDEG; encoded by the coding sequence ATGGGACCCGTGCAGGAAGACCAGGCCGAGGAAAGCGAGTCGGAGTCGGCAGCGCCGCGACCGGTGACGTCGCGACTCGAGGACCTCGCGGCCGTCGTCACGGACGCGGAGTCGCTCTGTATCGTCTGCCACGACAACCCCGATCCCGACTCCATCGCGAGCGCGCTGGCGCTCGAACTGCTCGCCGATGCCTGGGGCGTCCCGGAGATCGAGATCGCCTACGGCGGTTCGATCAGCCACCAGCAAAATCGCGCGTTCGTCAACCTGCTCGATCTGGACCTGGTCCACCTCGACAATACGGATCTGGACGCGTTCGACTGTATCGCCTTCGTCGACCACTCGATCCCCGGCGTCAACAACAGCGTCCCCGCCTCGATCACCGTCGACGTGGTCATCGACCACCACGACTTCCCGGAGCCGCCCGAGGCCGAGTTCGTCGACGTGCGCGACCGCTGTGGCGCGACCGCGTCGATCCTCGTGGGCTATCTCACCCAGAGCGACGTCCCCATCTCCGAGCCGGTGGCGTCAGCGCTCCTCTTCGCCATCCACCGCGAGCGCCTGGACTACGTGCGCTACCCGACCGCCGACGAGTACCAGGCCGCGCTCACCGTGTTCCGGCAGGCCGACGTGCCGCTGGTCGAGGAGATGTACGGGTCGGCCTTCACCCCCGCCATGCTCGACGCCATCGGCGAGGCGATCCGGAGTCGCACCGTCCGCGGGTCGAGCATGGTGGCGAGCGTCGGCCAGACCAGCGAGAGCGGCGCCATCCCGCAGGCCGCCGACTACCTCCTCAACCTCGAAGGGATCACGACGGTGCTGGTGTTCGGCCTCGTCGAGGAGACGATCCGACTCAGCGCCCGCTCGATGGACTCCAGGGTCGACATCGCCGACACGCTCGAGATCGCCTTCGAAGACGTCGGGCAGGTCGGCGGCCACGGCGACATGGCCGGCGGGCAGATCCCACTCGGCCTCTTCGCCGACCATGGCGAGGACGATCCCGACCTGCTGCGGTTCGTCTCCAGCCGGATCCGCGATCGTTTTTTCGACGTGATGCACCTCGAAGACGAGGGGTAG
- a CDS encoding Lrp/AsnC family transcriptional regulator — MDDNPLDEVDRSILHQLQLNARQTDTEIAEKVDVTSTTVRNRLDKLEDGGVIRGYYPEINYEQAGYPLHVMFVCTVNPNELESLADQILEVRGVVTTRDLLGGERNVHVEVVADTVREIEEIRNELADLGLTINSSEIISETQVQSWDHFYPRPEPDARQDDDADDGSVTDQG, encoded by the coding sequence ATGGACGACAACCCACTCGACGAGGTGGACCGAAGTATCCTGCACCAACTCCAACTCAACGCCCGCCAGACCGATACGGAGATCGCCGAGAAGGTGGATGTGACCTCCACGACGGTCCGGAATCGACTCGATAAACTCGAAGACGGGGGCGTGATTCGGGGCTATTACCCCGAAATCAACTACGAGCAAGCGGGCTACCCCCTCCACGTGATGTTCGTCTGTACGGTCAATCCAAATGAGCTGGAATCGCTGGCGGACCAGATCCTCGAGGTTCGCGGTGTGGTGACCACCCGCGATTTGCTTGGGGGCGAACGGAACGTCCACGTCGAGGTCGTCGCCGACACGGTCAGGGAAATCGAAGAGATCCGCAACGAACTGGCGGACCTGGGCCTGACGATCAACAGTTCTGAGATTATCTCCGAGACGCAGGTCCAGTCATGGGACCACTTCTATCCACGTCCGGAACCCGACGCGCGCCAGGACGACGACGCCGACGATGGCTCGGTCACCGATCAAGGATAA
- a CDS encoding DUF7344 domain-containing protein, producing MAQTTEAVTKTFTSLSDPLRRYVLYYLDEEAPVSIDRLATRVAAWHTDSTPEAVDEDTVTEMRAALYHMHLPKLEQYGYIERKKDAREVAKGPRFEETRPLLEWVDDHAEVADQSDYSFA from the coding sequence ATGGCCCAAACGACCGAGGCGGTAACCAAGACGTTCACTTCACTGTCAGATCCCCTTCGTCGGTACGTCTTGTACTACCTCGACGAGGAGGCTCCAGTCTCCATAGACCGTCTCGCCACTCGGGTCGCCGCCTGGCACACCGACAGCACCCCGGAGGCCGTCGACGAGGACACCGTCACGGAGATGCGCGCGGCCCTGTACCACATGCACCTGCCGAAACTCGAACAGTACGGCTACATCGAGCGGAAAAAGGACGCCCGAGAAGTCGCCAAAGGGCCACGGTTCGAGGAAACTCGTCCGCTGCTCGAATGGGTTGACGACCACGCAGAAGTAGCCGACCAGAGCGACTATTCCTTCGCATGA
- a CDS encoding helix-turn-helix domain-containing protein: MKSTQTDTDLLTTAVEEGYFRVPRRTTLVALADAHDISDVEASERLRAGIDLALREHLDGVDATDATDHE, from the coding sequence ATGAAATCGACCCAAACAGACACGGACCTCCTCACGACCGCCGTCGAGGAGGGGTATTTCAGGGTCCCTCGGCGAACGACGTTAGTAGCCCTCGCGGACGCACACGACATTTCGGACGTCGAAGCGTCCGAACGACTTCGCGCCGGGATCGATTTGGCTCTGCGAGAACATCTCGACGGTGTTGATGCCACTGACGCTACCGATCACGAGTGA
- a CDS encoding 2-amino-3,7-dideoxy-D-threo-hept-6-ulosonate synthase, whose amino-acid sequence MSTGNAARLARIGTGGRHLIVPMDHGLTLGAVKGLKDIESTIDAITRGGADAVLTQKGVAGRVHENKNEAGYICHLNGSTVIGPDENDKRTTGTVEDAIRAGADAVSFHINVGSTYEREQIEELAAVTSEADRYGMPVLAMTYARGPDIDPDSEDYNQAVGHAVRLGEELGADVVKTGYTGDADSFQHVVESTSLPVVIAGGAKGTDQETLEMVRGAMDAGAAGVSMGRSIFQHDDPEAITRGVAGVIHDDASAEEAAREAGLAVEA is encoded by the coding sequence ATGAGCACGGGGAACGCAGCGCGCCTGGCCCGCATCGGGACAGGGGGACGTCACCTCATCGTCCCCATGGACCACGGCCTCACACTGGGAGCCGTCAAGGGCCTCAAGGACATCGAATCGACCATCGACGCGATCACCCGGGGCGGGGCCGACGCGGTCCTCACCCAGAAGGGCGTCGCGGGACGCGTTCACGAGAACAAGAACGAGGCTGGCTACATCTGCCACCTCAACGGCTCGACGGTCATCGGACCGGACGAGAACGACAAGCGCACGACCGGGACCGTGGAGGACGCCATCCGCGCGGGCGCCGACGCCGTCTCCTTCCACATCAACGTCGGCTCGACCTACGAGCGCGAACAGATCGAGGAACTCGCCGCGGTCACGAGCGAGGCCGACCGCTACGGGATGCCCGTCCTGGCGATGACCTACGCCCGCGGCCCGGACATCGACCCCGATTCCGAGGACTACAACCAGGCCGTCGGCCACGCCGTCCGCCTGGGCGAGGAACTCGGCGCGGACGTGGTCAAGACCGGCTACACGGGCGACGCGGACAGCTTCCAGCACGTCGTCGAGTCGACCAGCCTGCCGGTCGTCATCGCGGGCGGTGCGAAGGGGACCGACCAGGAGACCCTCGAGATGGTCCGCGGGGCGATGGACGCGGGCGCGGCCGGCGTCTCGATGGGCCGGTCCATCTTCCAGCACGACGACCCCGAGGCGATCACGCGTGGCGTGGCGGGCGTCATCCACGACGACGCGAGCGCCGAGGAGGCCGCCCGCGAGGCCGGACTGGCCGTCGAGGCCTGA
- the trpA gene encoding tryptophan synthase subunit alpha, whose product MANNPALGAVFERDEPAFVPYLAAGDPDYEASLEYVEALARGGADVIELGLPFSEPIAEGPTIQSAIVRALESGMTPDRYFEFVEDLDVDVPLVCMTYYNLIYQYGEGEGPRPFVEKAADVGLTGFVVPDLPAEEADPLRAACDEFDLDLVFIVAPTTRGERLDRMREQVSGYVYVQARLGTTGARDDVSDQTDESLARIDDWAVPKAVGFGIKEGDHAARIVRAGADGIIVGSALVDIVAEGHENGDSVETVADRLEAKARELKAGAVRGAAESAEADGD is encoded by the coding sequence ATGGCCAACAACCCCGCCCTCGGCGCCGTCTTCGAGCGCGACGAACCGGCCTTCGTTCCCTACCTGGCCGCGGGGGATCCGGACTACGAGGCCTCCCTCGAATACGTCGAGGCGCTGGCCCGCGGCGGCGCCGACGTGATCGAACTCGGCCTGCCCTTCTCCGAACCCATCGCGGAGGGGCCGACGATCCAGAGCGCCATCGTCCGGGCCCTGGAGAGCGGGATGACTCCCGACCGCTACTTCGAGTTCGTCGAGGACCTCGACGTCGACGTCCCGCTGGTCTGCATGACCTACTACAACCTGATCTACCAGTACGGTGAGGGCGAAGGCCCGCGACCCTTCGTCGAGAAGGCCGCCGACGTGGGGCTGACCGGGTTCGTCGTCCCGGACCTCCCGGCGGAGGAGGCCGACCCCCTGCGAGCGGCCTGCGACGAGTTCGACCTCGACCTGGTGTTCATCGTCGCGCCGACGACCCGCGGCGAGCGCCTCGACCGGATGCGCGAGCAGGTGTCGGGCTACGTCTACGTCCAGGCCCGGCTCGGGACGACCGGCGCGCGCGACGACGTGAGCGACCAGACCGACGAGAGCCTGGCCCGCATCGACGACTGGGCGGTTCCGAAGGCCGTCGGCTTCGGGATCAAGGAAGGCGACCACGCCGCACGCATCGTGCGCGCCGGCGCGGACGGGATCATCGTCGGCTCCGCCCTGGTCGACATCGTGGCCGAGGGCCACGAGAACGGCGATTCGGTCGAGACAGTGGCCGACCGGCTAGAGGCCAAGGCTCGCGAACTGAAAGCGGGGGCCGTGCGGGGCGCGGCCGAGAGCGCCGAGGCCGACGGCGACTGA
- the trpB gene encoding tryptophan synthase subunit beta produces MSDTQKFGRYGGQYVPEALMPAIEELTDAYERYVLANEDGFMDEFRERLRDFGGRPTPLQYAEQLSDAYDTAVYLKREDLVHGGAHKLNNALGQVLLAKYMGKERIIAETGAGQHGTATAMAAAHLDMPCEIYMGRTDINRQRPNVFRMRLNGAEVNPVTVGRGTLKEAISETMRDWATTVETTHYVIGSVVGPAPFPHMVREFQSVISEEAREQIREQAGRLPDSVVACAGGGSNTMGAFAEFVDDAEVDLVAVEAGGSSLSVDEEAGVAPNSATLSTGDEGVLHGARTKLLQDSDGQIMESHSVSAGLDYAGVGPELAHLVDEGRVTPANVDDDAALEAFHRLSREEGIIPALETAHAFGYLHEHPDAVGDVTVINVSGRGDKDLETVVEETEKRDLDVDVDMSVFEGAAQEGV; encoded by the coding sequence ATGAGCGACACGCAGAAGTTCGGACGATACGGCGGGCAGTACGTGCCGGAGGCGCTGATGCCGGCCATCGAGGAACTGACCGACGCCTACGAGCGCTACGTGCTGGCAAACGAGGACGGCTTCATGGACGAGTTCCGCGAGCGATTACGGGACTTCGGCGGCCGGCCGACGCCGCTCCAGTACGCCGAACAGCTCTCGGACGCGTACGACACGGCGGTGTACCTCAAGCGCGAGGACCTCGTCCACGGCGGCGCGCACAAGCTGAACAACGCCCTCGGGCAGGTGCTGCTGGCGAAGTACATGGGCAAAGAGCGGATCATCGCGGAGACCGGGGCCGGCCAGCACGGCACCGCGACGGCGATGGCCGCCGCCCATCTGGACATGCCCTGCGAGATCTACATGGGCCGGACCGACATCAACCGCCAGCGGCCCAACGTCTTCCGGATGCGGCTCAACGGCGCCGAGGTCAACCCCGTCACGGTGGGCCGGGGCACCCTGAAGGAGGCCATCAGCGAGACGATGCGCGACTGGGCGACGACCGTCGAGACCACCCACTACGTCATCGGGTCGGTCGTCGGTCCCGCGCCCTTCCCCCACATGGTCCGGGAGTTTCAATCTGTGATCTCCGAGGAGGCTCGCGAACAGATCCGCGAGCAGGCGGGTCGCCTGCCCGACTCCGTCGTCGCCTGCGCCGGCGGCGGCTCCAACACCATGGGTGCGTTCGCCGAGTTCGTCGACGACGCCGAGGTGGACCTCGTCGCCGTCGAGGCCGGCGGTTCCTCGCTCTCTGTGGACGAGGAAGCGGGCGTCGCTCCCAACTCCGCGACGCTGTCGACCGGCGACGAGGGCGTCCTCCACGGCGCCCGCACCAAGCTCCTGCAGGATTCGGACGGCCAGATCATGGAGTCTCACAGCGTCTCGGCGGGCCTGGACTACGCCGGCGTCGGCCCGGAACTCGCGCATCTGGTCGACGAGGGCCGGGTCACGCCCGCGAACGTCGACGACGACGCCGCGCTGGAGGCGTTCCACCGCCTCTCGCGCGAGGAGGGGATCATCCCCGCCCTCGAAACGGCCCACGCCTTCGGCTACCTGCACGAACACCCCGACGCAGTGGGCGACGTCACAGTGATAAACGTCTCCGGACGGGGCGACAAGGACCTCGAAACCGTCGTCGAGGAGACCGAGAAACGGGACCTGGACGTGGACGTGGATATGTCGGTCTTCGAGGGGGCCGCCCAGGAGGGGGTCTGA
- the trpC gene encoding indole-3-glycerol phosphate synthase: MDANDEIAPAVESILAAARERGGGGERLSVAARDLQAAFAAAEADDRVPVIAEVKPTSPTTDGERADDPVELAEQMVAGGAAALSVLTEPEHFGGSSENLRRVREAVDVPVLRKDFVLREEQLDAVAADVVLLIVRFLEEADTDDLPDLLEAARERGFQVLVEVHDAAELQQALDAGADIVGVNNRDLARLDVDLGTFERVAPDVPDDVTLIAESGIGTADDVTRMRQAGADGLLIGSAIMDGPVEANTARLTNAEGET, encoded by the coding sequence ATGGACGCTAATGATGAGATCGCACCAGCGGTCGAGTCGATCCTCGCGGCCGCGAGGGAGCGCGGCGGCGGGGGCGAGCGGCTGTCGGTCGCGGCGCGGGACCTGCAGGCGGCCTTCGCGGCCGCCGAGGCCGACGACCGGGTGCCGGTGATCGCGGAGGTGAAACCGACGAGTCCGACGACGGACGGCGAACGGGCCGACGACCCCGTCGAACTCGCCGAGCAGATGGTCGCCGGCGGGGCGGCAGCCCTCTCGGTGCTAACCGAGCCCGAACACTTCGGGGGGTCGTCCGAGAACCTCCGGCGGGTGCGCGAGGCCGTCGACGTGCCCGTCCTGCGGAAGGACTTCGTCCTGCGCGAGGAACAGCTCGACGCCGTGGCGGCCGACGTGGTCCTCCTCATCGTCCGCTTTCTCGAGGAAGCGGATACGGACGACCTGCCGGACCTCCTCGAAGCGGCCCGCGAACGGGGCTTTCAGGTGCTCGTGGAGGTCCACGACGCCGCCGAACTCCAGCAGGCACTTGACGCGGGGGCCGATATCGTCGGTGTGAACAACCGCGACCTCGCACGGCTGGACGTGGATCTGGGGACCTTCGAGCGGGTCGCTCCCGACGTCCCGGACGACGTGACCCTGATCGCCGAGAGCGGGATCGGGACGGCCGACGACGTGACCCGGATGCGGCAGGCGGGCGCGGACGGCCTGCTGATCGGCAGCGCGATCATGGACGGCCCGGTCGAAGCGAACACGGCGCGGTTGACGAACGCCGAGGGTGAGACATGA
- a CDS encoding MGMT family protein, producing the protein MQGDEAGIFAREAPYLDRHVQVGVAQGRVISVSFPRTPDGEARSDHELLDRIESYLDGVEESFDDVLVALTVPTDQRSVLEVLREIPYGENASVGQLARLTAGLDDDNDDDLRTVREALAENPAPLLIPDHRVRDGPGATPPDIVDKLRSIEKL; encoded by the coding sequence ATGCAAGGCGACGAGGCCGGAATCTTCGCCCGCGAAGCACCGTATCTCGACCGCCACGTCCAGGTGGGCGTCGCGCAGGGCCGCGTCATCTCCGTCTCCTTCCCGAGGACGCCGGACGGAGAGGCCAGAAGCGACCACGAACTCCTGGACCGGATCGAGTCCTACCTCGACGGCGTCGAGGAGTCGTTCGACGACGTGCTGGTGGCGCTGACCGTCCCGACCGACCAGCGCAGCGTCCTCGAAGTCCTCCGCGAGATCCCCTACGGCGAAAACGCGAGCGTCGGCCAGCTGGCGCGACTGACCGCCGGGCTCGACGACGACAACGACGACGACCTGCGGACCGTCCGCGAGGCGCTGGCCGAGAACCCCGCGCCGCTGCTCATCCCGGACCACCGCGTCCGCGACGGCCCCGGTGCGACGCCGCCCGACATCGTCGACAAACTCAGATCCATCGAGAAGCTCTGA
- a CDS encoding GMC family oxidoreductase, whose product MVASEYDAVIVGAGGDGPVAAWKLAEAGLSVLVLEAGPFHGNEKWPKPHEDPGGEASSSIEDLSGELLDEQFTTREFEMVNKLIFGPADHERGFYFRKFPGDGAILQCSGVGGTTLHYTGNHPRAYPASIDEQGHWPIDYADLVPYYQEIEEMCEVAPAPVTAKEELFFRGAAAAGWDLLDELNVTEPGYRPQPNAIRQPDEKLHVDADYDGDFQYPEVEGDTLALGNIAGNPHPRGAPFEEKAKRASNISFVPPALKTGNVTIRPNAFVTDIHTDTWFGDDPSATGVEFRDTWSGDKEDVEAEVVVLAAGAIETPRLWKNADLPENDWVGSGMTIHFGDNVMGLFEGADLDGTLGTDTVDQFQGQDIAARFDYPGLGMLQTVGTTPGLGAILGFGASASGFTFQNDTSDAPWDTMGRLAGRELKETLAEYRRMLQILVVSDDRPHERNGVTVVPGVSDENGSIPLVNYVPSDGDKKRRDELAEIAAEILREAGASHVHRSDSPPTALHVQSTMRMGKVVDTACEAYDVDRLFVADHSALANSVGGVNPTNTGQALAARTAEKIVDRYF is encoded by the coding sequence ATGGTCGCGAGCGAATACGACGCGGTGATCGTCGGCGCCGGCGGCGACGGCCCGGTCGCGGCCTGGAAACTCGCCGAGGCGGGCCTCTCGGTGCTGGTGCTGGAGGCCGGCCCGTTCCACGGCAACGAGAAGTGGCCCAAGCCACACGAGGACCCCGGCGGGGAGGCCTCCTCCTCGATCGAGGACCTCAGCGGCGAGTTGCTCGACGAGCAGTTCACCACCCGCGAGTTCGAGATGGTGAACAAGCTCATCTTCGGGCCCGCCGATCACGAGCGGGGCTTTTACTTCCGGAAGTTCCCCGGCGACGGCGCGATCCTCCAGTGTTCCGGCGTCGGCGGTACGACGCTGCACTACACCGGCAACCACCCGCGGGCCTACCCCGCCTCGATCGACGAGCAGGGCCACTGGCCCATCGACTACGCCGACCTCGTCCCCTACTACCAGGAGATCGAGGAGATGTGCGAGGTCGCGCCCGCGCCCGTCACCGCCAAGGAAGAGCTGTTCTTCCGGGGCGCAGCGGCCGCCGGCTGGGATCTGCTCGACGAACTGAACGTCACCGAGCCGGGCTACCGGCCCCAGCCGAACGCGATCCGCCAGCCCGACGAGAAACTGCACGTCGACGCCGACTACGACGGCGACTTCCAGTATCCCGAGGTCGAGGGCGACACGCTCGCGCTGGGCAACATCGCCGGCAATCCACACCCGCGGGGCGCACCCTTCGAGGAGAAGGCCAAGCGAGCGAGCAACATCAGCTTCGTCCCGCCGGCCCTGAAGACCGGGAACGTGACGATCCGACCCAACGCCTTCGTCACTGACATCCACACCGACACCTGGTTCGGCGACGACCCCTCGGCGACCGGCGTCGAGTTCCGCGACACCTGGTCCGGCGACAAAGAGGACGTCGAGGCCGAAGTGGTCGTCCTCGCGGCGGGGGCCATCGAGACCCCGCGGCTCTGGAAGAACGCCGACCTCCCCGAGAACGACTGGGTCGGCAGCGGCATGACCATCCACTTCGGCGACAACGTGATGGGCCTGTTCGAGGGGGCGGATCTGGACGGGACACTCGGCACAGACACCGTCGACCAGTTCCAGGGCCAGGACATCGCCGCCCGCTTCGACTATCCCGGGCTGGGGATGCTCCAGACCGTCGGCACCACGCCCGGCCTCGGCGCCATCCTCGGCTTCGGCGCGAGCGCCTCGGGCTTTACCTTCCAGAACGACACCAGCGACGCCCCCTGGGACACGATGGGCCGGCTCGCCGGGCGCGAGCTGAAGGAGACCCTCGCGGAGTACCGCCGGATGCTCCAGATTCTCGTCGTAAGCGACGACCGCCCGCACGAGCGCAACGGCGTGACCGTCGTCCCCGGCGTCTCGGACGAGAACGGCTCGATCCCGCTGGTCAACTACGTGCCGAGCGACGGGGACAAGAAACGCCGCGACGAACTCGCCGAGATCGCCGCGGAGATCCTCCGTGAGGCCGGTGCGTCCCACGTCCATCGCTCTGACTCCCCGCCGACCGCGCTGCACGTCCAGTCCACGATGCGCATGGGGAAGGTCGTCGACACCGCCTGCGAGGCCTACGACGTCGATCGACTCTTCGTCGCCGATCACAGCGCGCTGGCGAACTCGGTCGGCGGCGTCAACCCGACCAATACGGGGCAGGCCCTGGCCGCCCGGACCGCCGAGAAGATCGTCGACCGGTACTTCTGA
- a CDS encoding potassium channel family protein: MSALYLLLGLFLLLLVVVDLLWTTLWVEGGAGPLTTRLTKWTWRSLRAVAGDRPRLLSIAGPVILLGSLTLWIALLWAGWTALFAGAENALLDTRDPGPISWIERIYFVGYSIFTMGNGDFTPRDGRWQIVTSLATASGMLFVTLSVTYVLSVLGAVTQKRSLASSISGLGSDSTEILEASWDGDRFRGLDVPLESISTRLDTLTTNHKAYPILHYFYTPDSSAAPATAVTVLDETLTLLRFGVPKRTRPSEIAITQARTSVRSYLETLDSAFVEPADESPPSPDIAALRDRGVPTVSDDDFEDAIVELDDRRRELFGLVRSDERQWPGSENP, encoded by the coding sequence ATGAGCGCCCTCTATCTGCTGCTCGGGCTCTTCCTGCTGCTGCTCGTCGTGGTCGACCTCCTGTGGACGACGCTCTGGGTCGAGGGCGGCGCGGGGCCGCTGACGACTCGGCTCACGAAGTGGACGTGGCGCTCGCTTCGAGCCGTCGCCGGCGACCGCCCTCGACTGCTGTCGATCGCCGGGCCGGTGATACTCCTCGGCAGCCTGACGCTGTGGATCGCGTTGCTGTGGGCCGGCTGGACCGCCCTCTTCGCCGGCGCCGAGAACGCACTGCTCGATACGCGGGATCCGGGTCCGATCTCCTGGATCGAGCGCATCTACTTCGTCGGCTATTCGATCTTCACGATGGGCAACGGGGATTTCACCCCGCGAGACGGGCGCTGGCAGATCGTGACGTCGCTCGCGACGGCGAGCGGCATGCTGTTCGTGACCCTGAGCGTCACGTACGTCCTCTCCGTCCTCGGCGCCGTCACGCAGAAACGCTCGCTCGCGAGCAGTATCAGCGGACTGGGGAGCGACAGTACCGAGATACTCGAGGCGAGCTGGGACGGCGACCGGTTCCGCGGACTCGACGTCCCGCTCGAGTCGATATCAACGCGCCTCGACACGCTCACGACCAACCACAAGGCGTATCCGATACTCCACTACTTCTACACGCCCGATTCCAGCGCGGCCCCGGCCACGGCCGTCACCGTCCTGGACGAGACGCTGACGCTCCTCCGCTTCGGCGTCCCGAAACGGACCCGCCCCAGTGAGATCGCCATCACACAGGCCCGGACGAGCGTCCGTTCCTATCTCGAGACGCTCGATAGCGCGTTCGTAGAGCCGGCCGACGAATCGCCCCCGTCACCCGACATCGCCGCGCTCCGTGACAGGGGCGTCCCGACGGTTTCGGACGACGACTTCGAGGACGCCATCGTGGAGTTAGACGATCGGCGACGGGAACTGTTCGGCCTGGTCCGCTCGGACGAACGCCAGTGGCCCGGGTCCGAGAATCCGTAA